A genomic window from Montipora capricornis isolate CH-2021 chromosome 8, ASM3666992v2, whole genome shotgun sequence includes:
- the LOC138014045 gene encoding glutamate dehydrogenase-like, whose protein sequence is MHQASRSSSTPKNTWLSASFPNIKCEIEFKYKSPEEFINYVARKNPGEKEFHQAVEEVVRSVWEVMDENPNYKRLNILERLIEPERVVIFRVPWRDDKGNIHVNRGFRIQFNSALGPYKGGLRFHPTVNLGVLKFLAFEQIFKNSLTTLSLGGGKGGSDFDPKGKTDSEVMSFCQSFMTELQRHIEPDTDVPAGDIGVGGREIGYLFGQYKRIRNEFTGVLTGKGIGWGGSLLRPEATGYGLVYFVQYMLISKGDVIKGKLVAISGSGNVAQYACEKATQLGAKVITLSDSNGTIHDPDGITAEKLAYVFELKNVKRGRIREYADKYGVTHLEGKNPWSLKCDIALPCATQNEISKEDAEELVKNGCCLVAEGANMPTQPDAVRIFQKNKVLFAPGKASNAGGVAVSGLEMSQNSLRSAWTREKVDATLQTIMKKIHDQCENHGCKADGFVDYVNGANIAGFVRVAQAMIDQGIV, encoded by the exons ATGCatcaagccagtcgctcgtcatccactccaaaaaacacatggctctCTGCGTCCTTTCCCAacatcaag TGTGAAATAGAATTCAAGTATAAATCTCCTGAGGAATTCATAAATTACGTTGCAAGAAAGAATCCAGGAGAGAAGGAATTTCACCAAGCGGTGGAAGAAGTTGTGAGATCAGTGTGGGAGGTGATGGATGAAAATCCGAATTATAAACGACTAAACATCTTGGAAAGACTAATTGAGCCAGAGAGAGTTGTCATCTTCagagttccatggagagatgacaaAGGCAATATTCACGTCAATCGAGGATTTCGTATTCAATTTAATTCTGCTCTCGGTCCTTACAAAGGTGGCCTGCGCTTCCATCCTACCGTCAATCTTggagttttaaaatttttagcaTTCGAGCAAATTTTCAAGAACAGCTTAACGACTCTTTCCCTGGGAGGAGGAAAGGGTGGTTCAGATTTTGATCCCAAGGGAAAGACAGACAGCGAAGTCATGAGTTTCTGTCAATCATTTATGACTGAGCTTCAAAGGCACATAGAACCCGACACGGATGTGCCCGCTGGGGACATTGGAGTTGGAGGCCGAGAGATCGGCTACCTGTTTGGTCAGTACAAGAGGATCCGAAACGAGTTCACTGGCGTGTTGACTGGGAAGGGTATCGGATGGGGAGGAAGCTTGCTGAGGCCAGAGGCAACTGGCTACGGCTTGGTGTACTTTGTACAATACATGCTGATATCTAAAGGTGATGTTATCAAGGGAAAGCTGGTTGCCATTTCCGGGTCTGGAAACGTCGCTCAGTACGCATGCGAGAAAGCCACTCAACTCGGCGCCAAGGTTATCACGTTGTCAGACTCGAATGGGACGATTCACGATCCTGACGGCATCACGGCAGAGAAACTGGCTTATGTCTTCGAGTTGAAGAATGTAAAGAGAGGTCGCATCCGTGAGTATGCTGATAAATACGGTGTGACCCATTTGGAAGGAAAGAACCCGTGGTCTCTTAAATGCGACATAGCACTTCCCTGTGCGACGCAAAACGAGATTAGCAAAGAAGACGCCGAGGAGCTCGTGAAGAATGGATGTTGTTTGGTTGCAGAAGGTGCAAACATGCCTACCCAGCCAGATGCAGTGCGAATCTTTCAGAAGAACAAAGTATTGTTTGCTCCAGGGAAGGCATCCAACGCAGGGGGTGTGGCTGTTTCCGGTTTAGAGATGAGCCAAAACAGCTTGCGATCGGCATGGACGCGAGAAAAGGTGGATGCGACTTTGCAAACGATTATGAAGAAAATTCATGATCAATGCGAAAATCATGGGTGCAAAGCAGACGGCTTTGTTGACTATGTCAATGGAGCTAACATTGCGGGATTCGTGAGAGTAGCACAAGCAATGATTGACCAAGGAATTGTCTGA
- the LOC138059430 gene encoding NADP-specific glutamate dehydrogenase-like: MARFNNVEDFMDFVKQKNPGESEFLQAVEEVVSSVWGFIQKDPKYTQQRILERLVEPERVVIFRVPWRDDKGNIHVNRGFRVQFNSALGPYKGGLRFHPTVNLGVLKFLGFEQIFKNSLTTLPMGGGKGGSDFDPKGKTDSEVMSFCQSFMTELQRHIGPDTDVPAGDIGVGGREIGYLFGQYKRIRNEFTGVLTGKGIGWGGSLLRPEATGYGLVYFVQYMLISKGDVIKGKLVAISGSGNVAQYACEKATQLGAKVITLSDSNGTIHDPDGITAEKLAYVLELKNVKRGRIREYADKYGVTYLEGKNPWSVKCDIALPCATQNEVSKEDAEKLVKNGCCLVAEGANMPTQPEAVRIFQKNKVLFAPGKASNAGGVAVSGLEMSQNSLRSAWTREEVDAKLQKIMKDIDQQCVRYGKLPDGSVDYVKGANIGGFVKVAQAMMDQGLV, translated from the coding sequence ATGGCACGGTTTAACAACGTAGAGGACTTCATggattttgtaaaacaaaaaaacccaggAGAGAGTGAGTTTCTGCAAGCTGTAGAAGAAGTTGTGAGCTCTGTATGGGGATTTATTCAAAAGGATCCGAAATACACCCAACAAAGAATTTTGGAAAGACTAGTTGAGCCAGAGAGAGTAGTTATCTTCagagttccatggagagatgacaaAGGCAATATTCACGTCAACAGAGGATTTCGTGTCCAGTTCAATTCTGCTCTCGGTCCTTACAAAGGTGGCCTGCGCTTCCATCCCACAGTCAATCTTGGAGTTTTAAAATTCTTAGGATTCGAGCAAATTTTCAAGAACAGCCTGACAACTCTTCCTATGGGGGGTGGTAAGGGTGGTTCGGATTTTGACCCCAAGGGGAAAACAGACAGCGAGGTCATGAGTTTCTGTCAATCATTTATGACTGAGCTTCAAAGGCATATAGGACCCGACACGGATGTGCCCGCTGGGGACATTGGAGTTGGAGGCCGAGAGATCGGCTACCTGTTTGGTCAGTACAAGAGAATCCGAAACGAGTTCACTGGCGTGTTGACTGGGAAAGGTATCGGATGGGGAGGAAGCTTGCTGAGGCCAGAGGCAACTGGCTACGGCTTGGTGTACTTTGTACAATACATGCTGATATCTAAAGGTGATGTTATCAAGGGAAAGCTGGTTGCCATTTCCGGGTCTGGAAACGTCGCTCAGTACGCATGCGAGAAAGCCACTCAACTCGGCGCCAAGGTTATCACGTTGTCAGACTCGAATGGGACAATTCACGACCCTGATGGCATCACGGCAGAGAAACTGGCTTATGTGCTTGAGCTGAAGAATGTGAAGAGAGGTCGCATCCGTGAGTATGCTGATAAATACGGTGTGACCTATCTGGAGGGAAAGAACCCCTGGTCTGTTAAATGCGACATAGCACTTCCCTGTGCGACGCAAAACGAAGTTAGCAAAGAAGACGCCGAGAAGCTCGTCAAGAATGGATGCTGTTTGGTTGCAGAAGGTGCAAACATGCCTACTCAGCCAGAAGCAGTGCGAATCTTTCAGAAGAACAAAGTGTTGTTTGCTCCAGGGAAGGCATCCAATGCCGGAGGTGTGGCTGTTTCCGGTTTAGAGATGAGCCAAAACAGCCTGCGATCGGCTTGGACACGAGAGGAAGTAGACGCCAAACTACAAAAAATCATGAAGGATATCGATCAACAGTGCGTAAGGTATGGCAAGCTACCAGACGGATCGGTAGATTACGTCAAAGGAGCTAATATTGGTGGATTTGTTAAAGTGGCTCAAGCAATGATGGACCAAGGATTGGTTTAG
- the LOC138059429 gene encoding uncharacterized protein, whose amino-acid sequence MNNSVDCSDKTQLHQAAITGSTEEAKRLIFSGAAVNAQTRRGRTPLHYAAENGYNRIVVLLLMSGAQVDLPNKWGRTALHYAASKHRVECVQTLINKGADLNCQDVDGQTPLYHAVAAGTLLSYEEVKNPETQVRHTGVCDTLHCGTMGRDSKMRDVEACDIRHTSLLLITQGANPDISDKSGITPLHVAAEQGNTEICVQLIKEANAHINAIDQHGATPLHYAYYQRHRHIAKLLISHGSCSTTEDNSGLFAGTYLEKRRNDGPDIESNASEIVPIKNVDEINGGSFLTGEIDFSSLLLKIDETEGVGRVKQTEEVQKIERDIRHYIEATLREMVCVEPRLRYVLVKAGSTAENTKVGEPDELDYMCCLSDLSNVSFPCISHDDPPGHARIKIQSHGLRTWGDFVNKDGFVEAKKLHQWFHFVFDRFSEISDLTAMSTCLHKMRDYTPRPELGVTVDMSQTKPGSRLYFMWRGCQYKRLIVTVDLIPVIEILGWPHGAQVPPQKGCDRYHVIPKVSPAIRTNLPVGLFWRISTALAEKCLFNGMEPPERVCYRVCKSLVHLPDSKRLLSSVVMSFSGSLANVNGEKRESGDEDYPVYSTADDIQRLSFVLEQLMPYKQCVHSYHLKMVLFRLRDKRRERSDWTWRRVGPRVLEILNMLLKELKQSYVPSFFLLGYNELDIWMPTE is encoded by the coding sequence ATGAATAACAGTGTTGACTGCAGTGACAAAACTCAACTTCACCAAGCCGCTATTACAGGGAGTACAGAAGAAGCGAAGAGACTTATCTTTTCTGGTGCCGCTGTAAACGCTCAAACGAGGCGCGGTCGCACACCCCTTCATTACGCTGCAGAAAATGGATATAACAGGATAGTGGTCCTTTTGTTGATGTCAGGGGCTCAGGTCGACCTCCCAAACAAATGGGGAAGGACAGCTCTTCATTACGCTGCCAGTAAGCACAGAGTGGAATGCGTACAAACCCTAATTAATAAAGGAGCTGACCTTAATTGTCAAGACGTCGATGGACAGACACCACTATACCATGCGGTGGCTGCGGGTACATTGCTGTCTTATGAAGAAGTCAAGAATCCTGAAACGCAAGTGCGACACACTGGAGTGTGTGACACCTTACATTGTGGTACTATGGGGCGTGACTCTAAAATGCGAGACGTCGAAGCATGTGACATTCGTCACACCTCACTACTTTTGATAACGCAGGGAGCGAACCCAGATATTTCTGACAAAAGTGGAATTACTCCACTTCATGTAGCTGCTGAACAAGGCAACACGGAGATTTGCGTTCAGTTGATAAAAGAGGCAAATGCGCATATTAACGCCATCGATCAACACGGTGCTACCCCGTTGCACTATGCCTACTACCAACGTCATAGGCATATTGCAAAACTTCTTATTTCTCACGGTTCTTGTTCCACCACGGAAGACAATTCTGGGCTGTTCGCGGGAACATATTTAGAAAAGCGAAGAAACGATGGGCCTGATATCGAAAGCAATGCATCAGAGATTGTTCCAATAAAAAACGTGGACGAAATAAACGGAGGGTCATTCTTGACCGGGGAGATTGATTTCAGCTCGttacttctaaaaatagatgAAACCGAGGGTGTAGGACGCGTTAAGCAAACGGAGGAAGTACAAAAAATAGAACGTGACATTCGTCATTACATTGAAGCTACCTTGCGAGAAATGGTATGTGTTGAGCCCAGGCTACGTTACGTTCTGGTTAAGGCCGGAAGCACTGCTGAAAATACAAAAGTTGGAGAGCCAGATGAACTAGATTACATGTGCTGCTTGAGTGATCTGTCGAACGTCAGCTTTCCTTGCATATCTCACGATGACCCACCTGGACACGCGAGAATTAAAATTCAAAGTCATGGGCTGAGAACTTGGGGAGATTTTGTGAACAAGGACGGCTTCGTAGAGGCAAAGAAACTCCACCAATGGTTTCATTTCGTTTTTGACCGATTCTCGGAAATTTCTGATCTCACGGCAATGAGTACCTGTCTTCACAAGATGCGCGATTATACGCCCCGCCCTGAACTTGGGGTGACTGTGGACATGTCCCAGACTAAGCCTGGGTCACGGTTGTATTTCATGTGGAGAGGGTGTCAGTACAAACGACTGATTGTCACGGTGGATCTCATTCCTGTGATTGAAATCCTTGGTTGGCCCCATGGTGCCCAAGTGCCCCCGCAAAAAGGTTGTGACCGGTATCACGTAATCCCTAAAGTATCCCCAGCAATTAGAACAAATCTCCCGGTAGGACTGTTTTGGCGTATTTCGACCGCCTTGGCggagaaatgtttatttaacgGGATGGAACCTCCAGAACGTGTTTGCTATAGAGTATGTAAGTCATTGGTACATCTTCCCGACTCAAAAAGACTTTTATCTTCTGTCGTTATGTCCTTCTCAGGGTCTCTTGCTAATGTAAATGGAGAGAAAAGAGAGTCTGGGGACGAGGATTACCCTGTGTACTCAACAGCCGATGACATTCAACGACTGTCGTTCGTTTTGGAACAACTGATGCCGTACAAACAATGTGTTCACTCGTATCATCTCAAAATGGTACTTTTTAGACTGCGAGACAAAAGAAGGGAAAGGTCTGATTGGACGTGGCGCAGGGTCGGTCCACGGGTACTGGAAATATTAAACATGCTTTTAAAAGAGCTTAAACAGAGTTACGTTCCGTCATTTTTCCTTCTCGGCTACAACGAGTTAGACATTTGGATGCCAACAGAATAA